TGGAGCCCCGAGGCGAGCTCGTCCAGCTTGCCCAGGTCGTCGCCCGCAATTTCCACCTCGATGTCGGCCCCCGCGCCGCCGATGGTCGCCGGCACGGAAACCGTCACAATCGCGTCGGTGTAGTCCTCCAGGCGGCCCCGCACCAGGTCCAGGTAGTCGTCTATGGACAAATCGCGCCGGTCGCGCTCGGGGAACGCGAGGAGAATCTGGGCGAGGTAGACGCCCTCGTTCGACTGGCCCACCATGCCCTCCACCTTGCCGATGGTGGTGAGCATGCTTTCCAGTCCCGGAAGGCCCCTGAAACGCTCCTGCACTTCCCGGACGCGCCGGGAGGTCTCCTCGATGTCGTAGCGCGTGGGGTATTCCAGTTTGACGAAGACCTTGCCCCGGTCCGAGTCCGGAAAGAAGTTGAACCCAAGCCCGCCCGCCAGGGAAAAGGCGTGGTAGAGAATGAGCCCGCAAAGCGCCATGAACGCCAGCGCGGCGAAACGGTTGCGCTCGAAGAACCGGAGCAGCCGGGTGTACAGCTCCGTGAGCCCGTCGAACATGCGGTTCCACAGGCGCTCGACGGCGCCGAGCAGCGTTTTCCGCGCCGGGTCGGGCGGCTTGAGGAATGTGGCGCAGAGAATGGGCGTGAGCGTGAAGGAGATGAACAGGGAGACCACGGTCATGATGAGCATGGACCAGGCGAAAGGCGCGAAGAACTCGCCGACAATGGTGCCCATCATGGCGATGGGTAGGAGCACCACAACGTTGGTGCCCGCGCTGGCCATGACCGCGACGGCCACATCCCCGGCGCCCACACGCGCGGACCGGGCGGGATCGCCGGTCTCGGCCAGTTTTGACAGAATGCTCTCGATGACGACGATGGAGTTGGTGACAAGGATGCCGACGGACAGGCCGATGGCCATGAGGGTGGACATGTTCAGCGAATAGCCGATGATCATCATGAAAAAGATGCCGATGATGATCGTAAGCGGCATGGTGATCGCCACGATGACCGTCGAGCGGAGGTTATACAGGAAGAGAAACAGGATGAGCGCCGTGAGCAGCACGCCCTGCAGGATGTTCTTCGTGGCGCTGTCCACGGAAGCCTGAATGAAGGTGCCGTCGTCGGATATCCACTCAAGGCGCATGCCGCCGGGGAGCTCCCGGCGCATCTCCTCCAGTTCGCCGCGCACCCGGTCCACCACCTCGACGGCGTTCGCGTCCGACTTCTTCACCACCTTCACGGTGATGGCGGGGCTGCCGTCCAGGTCCGATTTCTGCCGCATCTCCTCGGTGGACATCTCCACCCGCGCCACGTCGCGCAGATAGGTCCGCATGCCGTTCTCGTTCGCTATCTCGAGGCCCCCGATCTCCGCGACATCCGCGTACTCCGCGTCGAACTTGACGGCGTACTCCGTGCCCCGCTCCCGCACACGCCCGGAGGGGATGGTGCGCACGCCGCGCTGGAGCGCCTCGACCACGGTGATGCTGGTGAGGCCGCGCGCGGCCAGCCGCTCCCGGTCCAGCAGCACCTGCACCTCGCGTTTCGCGCCGCCGATAATCTGAATCTCCGCCACGCCGGGAATGGTCGAAAGGCGGTCCTTCAGGCGGTTGTCCGCGTAGTCGAAAAGCTCGTCCACGGGCGCGTCTCCCGCAAGGGCCATCGTGATGACGGGCAGGGCGTTCACGTCAAACTTCAGCACCTTGGGCTTCTCCGTGCCCGCGGGGAAGTCGTTCATGATCATGTCCAGCTTCTCGCGCACGTCGTTGGCCGCGACGTCCACGTCCACTTCCATGTTGAACTCGAGGATGGTCTGGCACACATTCTCCATGGCGATGGAGGTCATGTGCTTGAGGCCCTCGACGG
This Candidatus Hydrogenedentota bacterium DNA region includes the following protein-coding sequences:
- a CDS encoding efflux RND transporter permease subunit, with the protein product MFLSNASTRRPVAMSALLIGLSILGFNAYRTIQLEFMPKVDIPYITVVTVYPGGSPAEIETDIAKRIEDVIVSVEGLKHMTSIAMENVCQTILEFNMEVDVDVAANDVREKLDMIMNDFPAGTEKPKVLKFDVNALPVITMALAGDAPVDELFDYADNRLKDRLSTIPGVAEIQIIGGAKREVQVLLDRERLAARGLTSITVVEALQRGVRTIPSGRVRERGTEYAVKFDAEYADVAEIGGLEIANENGMRTYLRDVARVEMSTEEMRQKSDLDGSPAITVKVVKKSDANAVEVVDRVRGELEEMRRELPGGMRLEWISDDGTFIQASVDSATKNILQGVLLTALILFLFLYNLRSTVIVAITMPLTIIIGIFFMMIIGYSLNMSTLMAIGLSVGILVTNSIVVIESILSKLAETGDPARSARVGAGDVAVAVMASAGTNVVVLLPIAMMGTIVGEFFAPFAWSMLIMTVVSLFISFTLTPILCATFLKPPDPARKTLLGAVERLWNRMFDGLTELYTRLLRFFERNRFAALAFMALCGLILYHAFSLAGGLGFNFFPDSDRGKVFVKLEYPTRYDIEETSRRVREVQERFRGLPGLESMLTTIGKVEGMVGQSNEGVYLAQILLAFPERDRRDLSIDDYLDLVRGRLEDYTDAIVTVSVPATIGGAGADIEVEIAGDDLGKLDELASGLQKHLRERPGFVDPDTSVRIGKPELRVQPNRAVLSDLGIPATGVGMMMRANLEGLKAGIFKEGDRNYDIVVKMEEREGKDQVGQFLFPGPPGHPMLMTNLGTIREDVAPIKILRKDKMRISKIYVNRAPDKPLGDAVKEIQDLLHTEVPLPAGYKVLFPGEFELMEEANAAFAGAGLIAIILVYLTLAAILESFLRPFIILLTLPLGMVGVIWSLWLTGQSFSMMVMLGIVMLIGIVVNNAILIMDSANSYRQRGMSSHEAMVSAARDQFRPIVMITAAAILGMMPLALDQGIGSEPRVGIGISSVGGIAVSAALTLLVLPIVYDFFTRKRKGGEKAHEAPEK